A single region of the Acidithiobacillus acidisediminis genome encodes:
- a CDS encoding GTP-binding protein, which produces MGAETHPSASLSMRKVQKILVAGHVGAGKTTVLQTLFGAQALTTDARHSEAVADGKTTTTVAMDYGVVDCPASNDRLHIYAIPGQERFQFMWEILSKNANGMLLLMDARIPKPLQAIHLYLDRILPYLNQPAGVVALNKLATEERAQLELPPYLRHGDLRLRLTSTDVREYQEVLALLRLLLIEMGRRDAERQELIPDGIRPYRPDSTPR; this is translated from the coding sequence ATGGGGGCGGAAACCCATCCCTCCGCTTCATTGTCGATGCGCAAGGTACAGAAAATCCTGGTTGCCGGTCATGTGGGTGCGGGGAAAACCACGGTTCTGCAGACACTGTTCGGGGCGCAAGCGCTTACCACGGATGCAAGGCACAGTGAAGCGGTAGCCGACGGAAAGACGACCACCACCGTGGCCATGGATTACGGGGTGGTGGACTGTCCAGCCAGTAATGATCGTTTGCACATTTACGCTATTCCCGGTCAGGAACGATTCCAGTTCATGTGGGAGATTTTGAGCAAAAATGCCAATGGCATGTTGTTGCTGATGGATGCGCGCATTCCCAAGCCGTTGCAGGCCATCCACCTCTACCTAGACCGGATATTACCTTATTTGAATCAACCTGCTGGCGTGGTAGCGCTGAATAAATTGGCGACGGAGGAGCGTGCACAACTGGAACTCCCGCCCTATCTTCGGCATGGGGATCTACGTTTACGCCTTACCAGCACCGACGTGCGGGAATACCAAGAAGTCCTTGCCCTGTTGCGCCTGCTACTGATAGAGATGGGGCGGCGGGATGCGGAGCGTCAGGAACTCATCCCCGACGGCATACGACCATACCGACCCGACTCCACGCCGCGGTAA
- a CDS encoding type IV pilus assembly protein FimV — MQGLMLILEIVVVLLVAIEVYIRFTGRRKSKKRSPEAELPPRSRPVEPAPAPQGVPAAPGQEVQEEALSGDDLLQEAEIYMQYGHYSQAATVLRWYVDLQPGNGRAINQLLDAYLALEDLNAYAQLLDSLGEAGAAPGDQVWWTRRVGEGLRRDPGNLELLVLAEKMGMPIPSPEAELEEPMTAAKALALVARNSDPHYGTAILLAAIQEEPLRLPLYAELLRITHKQRDLEGYLNALILMNLALGDGGHGIRERMLRAGMNLGPHPLWERLTAAGNNPAALRQLAAERNLKLSPRLTH, encoded by the coding sequence GTGCAGGGTTTGATGCTGATCCTGGAAATTGTGGTGGTACTGTTGGTCGCCATCGAGGTGTACATCCGTTTTACTGGGCGGCGCAAGAGCAAGAAGCGTTCGCCCGAGGCCGAATTGCCGCCGCGATCGCGCCCCGTCGAGCCGGCGCCGGCGCCACAAGGCGTGCCCGCTGCACCTGGGCAAGAGGTGCAGGAAGAGGCGCTGAGTGGCGACGATCTGCTGCAAGAGGCAGAAATCTATATGCAGTATGGACACTATTCCCAGGCAGCCACGGTGTTGCGGTGGTATGTAGACTTGCAGCCTGGTAATGGTCGAGCGATCAACCAGCTCCTGGATGCTTACCTCGCCCTGGAAGATCTGAATGCCTATGCACAATTATTGGATAGTCTCGGCGAGGCGGGGGCCGCACCTGGCGACCAGGTTTGGTGGACGCGGCGGGTGGGCGAGGGGTTGCGCCGCGATCCCGGCAACTTGGAGCTTCTCGTCCTCGCGGAAAAGATGGGTATGCCCATCCCCTCTCCGGAAGCGGAGCTGGAGGAGCCCATGACTGCGGCAAAGGCCCTTGCCCTGGTCGCGCGAAATTCCGATCCCCACTATGGTACCGCAATTCTCCTTGCAGCGATTCAAGAGGAGCCGTTGCGCTTGCCGTTGTATGCTGAACTGCTGCGCATTACCCACAAGCAGCGCGATCTTGAAGGCTACCTCAATGCCCTGATATTGATGAACTTGGCGCTGGGGGATGGAGGCCATGGTATTCGCGAACGCATGCTCCGCGCGGGTATGAACCTTGGTCCGCATCCCCTGTGGGAGCGCCTGACCGCTGCTGGAAACAATCCCGCAGCATTGAGACAGTTGGCGGCGGAGCGCAATCTCAAACTGTCCCCCCGCCTTACCCACTAG
- a CDS encoding glycine zipper domain-containing protein: METIRWMAVIIIPIALAGCANNPYASNGTTANTTGGALLGSIAGAVIGNQTGSPLAGAAIGAGLGGLAGYGISRSQEQQVPQAPQPGYYAAPANPTPCPPGYTCTPTAPQYQTPPTCPPGYTCTPN, from the coding sequence ATGGAAACAATTCGTTGGATGGCAGTGATCATCATCCCTATCGCCTTGGCCGGATGCGCCAATAATCCGTACGCCAGTAACGGCACCACGGCAAACACCACAGGTGGGGCGCTTCTCGGATCGATTGCCGGCGCGGTAATTGGCAATCAGACCGGATCTCCTCTGGCGGGGGCCGCCATTGGTGCAGGCTTGGGTGGGCTAGCTGGCTACGGAATCTCCCGTTCCCAGGAGCAGCAGGTCCCACAGGCGCCCCAACCAGGATACTATGCGGCGCCAGCAAACCCCACGCCATGCCCGCCGGGTTATACCTGCACGCCTACGGCGCCACAATACCAAACTCCACCCACCTGCCCCCCCGGCTATACCTGTACGCCAAACTGA